A genomic window from Peromyscus maniculatus bairdii isolate BWxNUB_F1_BW_parent chromosome 1, HU_Pman_BW_mat_3.1, whole genome shotgun sequence includes:
- the Ppp1r13l gene encoding relA-associated inhibitor translates to MDSEAFQNARDLLDLNFQSLAMKHMDLKQMELDTAAAKVDELTKQLESLWSDSPAPPGPQAGVPPRMSRYSTSPIPEHFGSRGSPQKTSTDGTEARFGRSESAPSLHPYSPLSPKGRPSSPRTPIYLQPDAYSSLERAPSPRPRAFDGAGSPHGRAPSPRPVTGSLRQPGPPTPFDYLGRSGSPRGSPLAEGPQAFFPERGPSPRPPAAGYDAPAAFGSPLLGAGGSAFAPPLRAQDDLTLRRRPPKAWNESDLDVAYEKKPSQTASYERLDVFTRPASPGLQLLPWRESSLDGLGGSGKDNITSATLPRNYKVSPLATDRRSDIGSYRRSMGSAGPSGTLPRSWQPVSRIPMPPSSPQPRNTLRQRPIPLSMIFKLQNAFWEHGASRAVLPGSPIFSRAPPPKLPPQPPPQPPPQPQPQVPPQSQAQPQTPAPQQTWPPVNEGLLKPPAELEPEPELEGLLAPVLEAGDTDEGTVTRPLSPTRLQPALPPEAQTVPELEEVARVLAEIPRPLKRRGSMEQSPAVALPPTHKKQYQLIINRLFHRHGGPGPGGPEPELSTITEGSEARAGPPAPAPPAPIPPPAPPQTSLPEQPQSMEMRSVLRKVGSPRKARRARLNPLVLLLDAALTGELDVVQQAVKEMNDPSQPNEEGITALHNAICGANYPIVDFLIAAGANVNSPDSHGWTPLHCAASCNDTAICTALVQHGAAIFATTLSDGATAIEKCDPYREGYADCATYLADVEQSMGLMHSGVVYALWDYSAEFGDELSFREGESVTVLRRDGPEETDWWWAALHGQEGYVPRNYFGLFPRVKSQRSKI, encoded by the exons ATGGACAGCGAAGCATTCCAGAATGCGAGGGATCTTCTGGATCTGAACTTCCAGT CGCTGGCCATGAAGCACATGGATCTGAAGCAGATGGAGCTGGACACCGCGGCCGCCAAAGTGGACGAACTGACCAAGCAGTTAGAGTCCCTGTGGTCAGACTCGCCAGCGCCTCCTGGCCCACAGGCTGGAGTTCCCCCTAGG ATGTCCCGGTACAGCACCAGCCCCATCCCGGAGCATTTTGGTAGCAGAGGGTCCCCCCAGAAGACATCCACCGATGGCACAGAGGCCCGTTTTGGACGCTCGGAGAGTGCCCCGTCCCTGCACCCCTACAGCCCTCTGTCCCCCAAGGGCCGGCCGTCCTCCCCACGCACCCCCATCTACCTGCAGCCCGATGCCTACAGCAGCCTGGAGCGCGCGCCATCGCCCAGACCCCGCGCCTTTGACGGGGCGGGCAGTCCCCATGGCCGGGCGCCGTCCCCGCGGCCGGTGACTGGCTCACTGCGCCAGCCGGGCCCTCCGACGCCCTTCGACTACCTGGGCCGCTCAGGGTCCCCCCGGGGCAGCCCTCTAGCCGAGGGGCCCCAAGCCTTCTTCCCAGAACGGGGACCTTCCCCACGGCCACCCGCTGCAGGCTACGACGCACCGGCTGCGTTCGGGAGCCCCCTGCTGGGCGCGGGTGGCAGCGCCTTCGCCCCGCCGCTCCGCGCACAAG ACGACCTGACGCTGCGCCGGAGGCCCCCGAAAGCCTGGAACGAGTCTGACTTAGACGTAGCTTATGAGAAAAAGCCTTCACAGACAGCGAGCTATGAAC GGCTGGATGTCTTCACACGGCCTGCCTCGCCGGGCCTGCAGCTCTTACCCTGGAGAGAGAGCAGCCTGGATGGGCTGGGGGGCAGTGGCAAG GACAACATCACCAGCGCCACATTGCCACGCAATTACAAGGTGTCCCCTCTGGCCACCGACAGGCGTTCTGACATCGGCAGTTACCGCCGCTCTATGGGCTCGGCAGGGCCCTCAGGCACTTTGCCCCGCAGCTGGCAGCCCGTCAGCCGCATCCCCATGCCCCCGTCCAGCCCCCAGCCCCGCAACACACTGCGCCAGCGCCCCATACCCCTCAGCATGATCTTTAAGCTCCAGAATGCTTTCTGGGAACATGGAGCCAGCAGGGCTGTGCTCCCGGGATCCCCCATCTTCTCCCGAGCACCCCCACCTAAGCTGCCTCCCCAGCCACCCCCTCAGCCACCCCCCCAGCCCCAACCTCAGGTGCCCCCCCAGTCCCAGGCCCAGCCTCAGACTCCGGCACCTCAACAGACTTGGCCTCCCGTGAATGAAG GCCTCCTCAAACCCCCTGCCGAgctggagccagagccagagctagAGGGGCTACTGGCTCCCGTGCTGGAGGCCGGGGACACAGATGAAGGCACCGTCACTCGGCCTCTCAGCCCTACCAGGCTACAGCCAGCGTTGCCGCCCGAGGCACAGACGGTGCCTGAGCTGGAGGAGGTGGCCCGAGTGCTGGCAGAGATTCCTCGGCCCCTCAAACGCAGAGGCTCCATGGAGCAGAGCCCTGCTGTggccctgccccccacccacaAGAAACAATACCAACTGATCATCAACAGACTGTTCCATCGGCATGGTGGCCCAGGGCCTGGCGGGCCTGAGCCAGAGCTGTCCACAATCACAGAGGGATCTGAGGCCAGGGCAGGGCCCCCTGCTCCCGCCCCACcagctcccatcccacccccagccccaccccagacCAGTCTTCCAGAGCAGCCTCAGAGCATG GAGATGCGCTCAGTACTCCGCAAAGTGGGCTCCCCGCGCAAGGCCCGGCGTGCGCGCCTCAACCCACTGGTGCTGCTGTTGGACGCGGCGCTGACTGGGGAGCTGGACGTGGTGCAGCAGGCGGTGAAGGAG ATGAATGACCCAAGCCAGCCCAACGAGGAGGGCATCACCGCTCTGCACAATGCCATCTGCGGCGCCAACTACCCCATCGTGGACTTCCTCATCGCTGCGGGCGCCAACGTCAACTCCCCTGATAGCCATGGCTG GACACCCCTGCATTGCGCGGCATCGTGTAACGACACGGCCATCTGTACCGCACTGGTGCAGCACGGCGCGGCCATCTTTGCCACCACGCTCAGTGACGGCGCCACTGCCATCGAAAAGTGCGACCCTTACCGAGAGGGCTACGCGGACTGCGCCACCTACCTGGCAG ACGTGGAGCAAAGCATGGGGCTGATGCACAGTGGCGTCGTGTATGCGCTCTGGGACTACAGCGCCGAGTTTGGGGACGAGCTGTCCTTCCGGGAGGGCGAGTCGGTCACGGTGCTTCGGAGGGACGGGCCAGAGGAGACCGACTGGTGGTGGGCGGCGCTGCATGGCCAGGAGGGCTATGTGCCACGCAACTACTTTGGG CTCTTCCCTAGGGTGAAGTCTCAGAGGAGCAAAATCTAG